A window from Erythrolamprus reginae isolate rEryReg1 chromosome 9, rEryReg1.hap1, whole genome shotgun sequence encodes these proteins:
- the SNX20 gene encoding sorting nexin-20, giving the protein MDENQFYPGAEERQEDHPETSKSPRVLHSGEEDDYENINSCQATQEAKETTNQPDEKNPNSSMTTKELQEYWRKEKRNCREVKVLFEIPSAKIVEKPFSKYVKYQIIIIQTGSFDSNVSTIERRYSDFEKLHMSLLKEFYDEMEDLVFPKNILTGNFMDEVILERKIAFQDYLRILYSMEFIRTSRMFIDFLTKPELEEAYSCLRGGQYIKALGGFLEAVALQEKLTRHRPILLVPTLCAILVCHKDLENFKSAFEFGEKALQRLEKHPRHRYYLPLLETMISLAYELGRDFLFFQKKMEERKAQKLPQKMLTLKELTVQEYVQ; this is encoded by the exons ATGGATGAAAACCAGTTCTACCCAGGAGCAGAAGAAAGGCAGGAAGACCATCCAGAGACATCCAAATCGCCTAGAGTCCTCCATTCCGGTGAAGAGGACGATTATGAAAACATAAATTCATGTCAAGCCACCCAGGAAGCAAAAGAGACCACCAACCAACCAG ATGAGAAAAATCCCAACTCTTCCATGACAACTAAAGAACTTCAGGAATACTGgcggaaggagaaaagaaactgCCGAGAAGTCAAAGTGCTTTTTGAAATCCCATCAGCCAAAATTGTAGAGAAGCCTTTCTCTAAATATGTG AAGTACCAAATCATCATTATCCAGACCGGCAGCTTTGACAGCAACGTATCGACGATCGAACGCCGGTATTCTGATTTTGAAAAGCTGCACATGAGCCTATTGAAAGAATTCTACGACGAAATGGAAGACCTCGTTTTTCCCAAAAATATCCTGACTGGCAATTTCATGGATGAGGTCATCCTGGAGAGAAAAATAGCCTTCCAGGATTACTTGCGGATTCTATACTCCATGGAGTTCATCAGGACATCTCGGATGTTCATTGACTTCTTAACAAAGCCTGAGTTGGAAGAGGCCTACAGTTGCCTTCGGGGAGGACAATACATCAAAGCTTTGGGAGGTTTCCTGGAGGCTGTAGCTTTGCAAGAGAAGCTGACAAGGCACAGACCCATCCTGTTGGTTCCCACCCTCTGCGCCATCCTTGTATGTCACAAAGATCTGGAGAACTTCAAGAGCGCCTTCGAATTTGGAGAAAAGGCCTTACAGCGTTTAGAGAAACACCCCCGTCATCGGTACTACCTACCATTGCTGGAAACCATGATCTCCTTAGCGTATGAGCTTGGGAGAGACTTCTTGTTCTTCCAAAAGAAAATGGAAGAGAGGAAGGCCCAAAAACTTCCACAGAAAATGTTGACCCTGAAGGAACTGACAGTCCAGGAATATGTCCagtga